The following proteins come from a genomic window of Nocardioides albertanoniae:
- a CDS encoding MFS transporter — translation MKAILWLGAIAVAFAAADTYVVVLALPDMMAGVGLSIEELQRAAPLISGFLLGYVAVLPLIGRLADLFGHLPVLVGGLIVFAFGSFLTALSWDLAAMVVGRFFQGLGGGALVPATLALVAALYPVERRGVPLGLVSAVQELGSVLGPLIGATVLALADWRAIFLLNLVVGVVLAVAIRQLGRSERAGRPDREGRAGRGLPDLVALALLLLAGAAFMLLAIEPTALVQDLTWGALYVPAAGSTRWLTPLGLITIVATVGFVATWGLRPGVRSVLRRIAAEVDLLGALLLSIALAGVILAFATADPEVAVFSEQGVWYLVAAGLALLGLVVHLRRAPDPIVPRGAFTRSPAWGSVLVSFFVGAALVAALIDVPLFARTTIYGESQLKAALVLLEFLVALPVGAIAGGFLLRRLPAGVIAGGGMLLAAVAFGFMARWDADALRSMSATVVLVAGGLGFGLALAPINAAILATTEQSMHGLTTSFTVVARMVGMLVGISALTTIGLRSYYSAQADLPSLSDVCTGGGMCAEYQDLLVGAAIAQEHTVFAGAAVCAGIAALLSVVLLRGAQTRALTPSETVTAL, via the coding sequence GTGAAGGCCATCTTGTGGCTGGGAGCGATCGCGGTCGCGTTCGCCGCCGCCGACACCTACGTCGTCGTGCTGGCGCTGCCCGACATGATGGCCGGCGTCGGGCTCTCGATCGAGGAGCTGCAGCGGGCCGCGCCGTTGATCTCAGGTTTCCTGCTGGGCTACGTCGCGGTGCTGCCGCTGATCGGACGCCTCGCCGACCTGTTCGGCCACCTGCCGGTGCTCGTGGGCGGGCTGATCGTCTTCGCCTTCGGCTCGTTCCTGACCGCGCTGTCGTGGGACCTGGCCGCGATGGTCGTCGGCCGGTTCTTCCAAGGGCTGGGCGGCGGGGCGCTCGTGCCGGCGACGCTGGCGCTGGTCGCGGCGCTCTATCCGGTGGAGCGCCGTGGGGTGCCGCTCGGGCTGGTCTCGGCGGTCCAGGAGCTCGGTTCGGTGCTCGGCCCGCTCATCGGCGCCACCGTCCTCGCGCTCGCCGACTGGCGGGCGATCTTCCTCCTCAACCTCGTCGTCGGCGTCGTGCTGGCGGTGGCGATCCGGCAGCTCGGCCGCTCGGAGCGCGCCGGCCGGCCAGACCGGGAAGGCCGGGCAGGCCGCGGGCTGCCCGACCTGGTCGCCCTGGCGCTGTTGCTGCTCGCCGGCGCCGCGTTCATGCTGCTGGCGATCGAGCCGACCGCGCTCGTGCAGGATCTGACATGGGGCGCGCTCTACGTGCCCGCGGCCGGCTCGACGCGCTGGCTGACGCCGCTCGGCCTGATCACGATCGTGGCCACCGTCGGGTTCGTGGCCACGTGGGGCCTGCGGCCCGGCGTACGCAGCGTGCTCCGGCGCATCGCGGCCGAGGTCGATCTGCTCGGGGCGCTGCTGCTCTCGATCGCCCTGGCCGGTGTGATCCTGGCGTTCGCGACCGCAGACCCCGAGGTGGCGGTCTTCTCCGAGCAGGGCGTCTGGTATCTGGTCGCCGCCGGGTTGGCGCTGCTGGGTCTCGTCGTCCACCTGCGCCGTGCACCGGACCCGATCGTGCCGCGTGGTGCGTTCACCCGCTCCCCCGCCTGGGGCTCGGTGCTGGTCTCGTTCTTCGTCGGCGCCGCGCTGGTGGCGGCGCTGATCGACGTGCCCCTCTTCGCCCGCACGACGATCTACGGCGAGAGCCAGCTGAAGGCGGCGCTGGTGCTGCTGGAGTTCCTGGTCGCTCTGCCCGTCGGTGCGATCGCGGGAGGCTTCCTCCTGCGGCGTCTGCCGGCGGGAGTGATAGCCGGCGGCGGCATGCTGCTCGCCGCCGTGGCGTTCGGGTTCATGGCGCGCTGGGACGCCGACGCGCTCCGCTCGATGTCGGCGACGGTCGTGCTGGTCGCCGGCGGCCTCGGCTTCGGGCTCGCCCTGGCCCCGATCAACGCCGCGATCCTGGCCACCACCGAGCAGTCGATGCACGGCCTGACCACGTCCTTCACGGTCGTGGCGCGCATGGTCGGCATGCTGGTCGGCATCTCGGCCCTGACCACCATCGGCCTGCGCAGCTACTACTCCGCCCAGGCCGACCTGCCCTCGCTCTCCGACGTCTGCACCGGTGGCGGCATGTGCGCGGAGTATCAGGACCTGCTCGTCGGCGCCGCCATCGCCCAGGAGCACACCGTCTTCGCCGGCGCAGCCGTCTGCGCCGGCATCGCCGCGCTGCTCTCCGTGGTGCTTCTGCGCGGCGCGCAGACCCGCGCGCTCACCCCGAGCGAGACCGTCACCGCACTCTGA
- a CDS encoding GPGG-motif small membrane protein encodes MALVLWLIAAVLVISGIVSLVRGQMLWGIVLIVVGLLVGPGGVSIFG; translated from the coding sequence ATGGCATTAGTACTCTGGCTGATCGCGGCAGTCCTGGTGATCAGCGGCATCGTGTCTCTGGTCCGTGGCCAGATGCTGTGGGGGATCGTGCTGATCGTGGTCGGCCTTCTGGTCGGCCCCGGCGGCGTGAGCATCTTCGGCTAG
- a CDS encoding sigma-70 family RNA polymerase sigma factor — protein MLNASVARSIAHRYAGRGIAQADLEQVAYVALVRAAKGFHPDRADDFLTYAVPTIRGEVKRWFRDHGWTVRPPRPVQELQSTLLRIGSERGSLPVSELAEVAHVPEQRVREALDARGCFTPTSLDAPLPAADDRSTGTVATLGDTLPGTDGGLAGCETRLALEQAIRTLRPRDQQVVRMRYLEDRGQAEIGEAIGVTQTQVSRILDRIIDQLRGQLGDLDHAA, from the coding sequence ATGCTCAACGCCAGCGTCGCCCGCTCGATCGCACACCGATATGCCGGTCGGGGCATCGCGCAGGCTGATCTCGAGCAGGTCGCGTACGTCGCACTGGTGCGTGCGGCGAAGGGGTTCCATCCCGACCGTGCCGACGACTTCTTGACCTACGCGGTGCCGACCATCCGGGGTGAGGTCAAGAGGTGGTTCCGTGACCACGGCTGGACCGTGCGTCCGCCGCGGCCCGTCCAGGAGCTGCAGAGCACGCTGCTGCGGATCGGGTCGGAGCGGGGCAGCCTGCCGGTCTCCGAGCTGGCCGAGGTCGCGCACGTACCGGAGCAGCGGGTGCGCGAAGCGCTCGACGCCCGCGGCTGCTTCACCCCGACCTCGCTCGACGCTCCCCTGCCCGCGGCCGATGATCGCTCCACCGGCACGGTGGCCACGCTCGGCGACACCCTGCCCGGCACCGACGGCGGTCTGGCCGGCTGCGAGACCCGGCTGGCGTTGGAGCAGGCGATCCGTACGCTGCGCCCGCGCGACCAGCAGGTGGTGCGCATGCGCTATCTCGAAGACCGTGGCCAGGCCGAGATCGGCGAAGCCATCGGCGTCACCCAGACGCAGGTCTCCCGGATCCTGGACCGGATCATCGACCAGCTGCGCGGCCAGCTCGGAGACCTGGACCACGCCGCTTGA
- a CDS encoding plasmid stabilization protein, with amino-acid sequence MPQEKWSKKRERQYEHIKEGALDRGESEDTAEEIAARTVNKERARSGEADEKSRTSTDDISSGRRGGLRSHEGPGGRTKAQLYEEAKTKNVTGRSSMTKAELERAVGRS; translated from the coding sequence ATGCCGCAGGAGAAGTGGAGCAAGAAGCGCGAACGGCAGTACGAGCACATCAAGGAGGGCGCGCTCGACCGCGGGGAGAGCGAGGACACCGCCGAGGAGATCGCCGCGCGCACCGTGAACAAGGAGCGCGCTCGCAGCGGCGAGGCAGACGAGAAGAGCCGCACCTCCACCGACGACATCTCCTCCGGACGCCGCGGCGGCCTGCGCAGCCATGAAGGACCCGGCGGCCGCACCAAGGCCCAGCTCTACGAGGAGGCCAAGACCAAGAACGTCACCGGCCGCTCGAGCATGACCAAGGCCGAGCTCGAGCGGGCTGTCGGGCGTTCCTGA
- a CDS encoding helix-turn-helix transcriptional regulator, whose product MRGVTTMLADFPDRLVVISLPAVRSKAPGVDVIVYDAIGLHLGDGADLEHLVHETDAKILVLNRETRPDLRAHAHALGATSWVSMDVHAGDLVRSIELTALGEPVGEPEPEVGPVAGLTTRELEVLALITQGLSNKEIAAKLLLSVNTLKSHIRQAYRKIGVSSRSQAVSWAITHGLAPSDQESSESGASVGAQMVTAGTSAERSG is encoded by the coding sequence ATGCGCGGGGTGACCACGATGCTTGCCGACTTCCCCGACCGGCTGGTGGTCATCTCGCTCCCGGCCGTGCGCAGCAAGGCCCCCGGCGTCGACGTGATCGTCTACGACGCCATCGGGCTGCACCTCGGCGACGGCGCCGACCTCGAGCACCTGGTGCACGAGACCGATGCCAAGATCCTGGTGCTCAACCGCGAGACCCGCCCCGACCTGCGGGCGCACGCCCACGCCCTCGGAGCCACGTCGTGGGTCTCGATGGACGTGCACGCCGGAGACCTCGTACGCAGCATCGAGCTGACCGCGCTCGGTGAGCCGGTCGGCGAGCCCGAGCCCGAGGTGGGTCCGGTCGCCGGGCTCACCACTCGCGAGCTCGAGGTGCTGGCGCTGATCACCCAGGGGCTCTCCAACAAGGAGATCGCCGCCAAGCTGCTGCTGAGCGTCAACACGCTCAAGAGCCACATCCGTCAGGCCTACCGGAAGATCGGGGTCTCCAGCCGCAGCCAGGCCGTCAGCTGGGCGATCACCCACGGTCTTGCTCCCTCCGACCAGGAATCTTCGGAGTCGGGCGCATCCGTGGGCGCCCAGATGGTTACCGCAGGAACATCGGCGGAGCGGTCTGGGTGA
- a CDS encoding M3 family metallopeptidase has translation MIDALLEPSDLPHRLPRFADIEIDDYGPAIEQGMAEQLEALAAITSSPEEPTFENTLVALERSGERLDRVLRVFFSLLSADSSEALDELDATYAPRLAAHHDALLLDDALFARVSAVYENRAELEGEDRYLVERYHHDLVLAGAALGADDKARLRELNQELSTLEAAFSQASQADSNDLAVVVDTVEELAGLTPGEISAAAAAAAGRGLEGKFLITLTLFTAHPYLSVLENRDLRKRLFEAQIARGSRGNDNDTRAIALDALRLRAEKARLLGFDSYAGLVTAGNTAGTPKAVRDMLERLAAPAARNARAEQAALEASAAPEIGHGPIQAWDWPFYAEKVRVSAYDVDLAVLRPWFEADRVLHDGVFFAAGKLYGLSFEERPDLQGYHPEVRVFEVSRDGTPIGLFLLDLYTRDSKKGGAWMNSYVTANTLLGEPSAIVTNNLNVPRPAPGEPTLLTFDQVTTLFHEFGHALHGLLARATYPRFAATAVFRDFVEYPSQVNEMWMLWPEVLANYAVHHETGEPIPADVLGKLEASAAFGEGFATSEYLGAALIDLAWHELGPDEVPTAPDAVGDFEAAALSAVGLDNPAVRARYYTAYFKHIFGGYASAYYSYIWSEVLDADTVAWFKENGGLTRENGEEYVTHVIGIGGTRDPLESYAEWRGRPAPIEPLLERRGLV, from the coding sequence GTGATCGACGCCCTACTCGAGCCCAGCGACCTGCCCCACCGTCTGCCGCGCTTCGCGGACATCGAGATCGACGACTACGGCCCGGCTATCGAGCAGGGGATGGCCGAGCAGCTCGAGGCGCTGGCGGCGATCACCTCCTCGCCCGAGGAGCCGACGTTCGAGAACACTCTCGTTGCCCTGGAGCGCTCCGGCGAGCGCCTCGATCGAGTGCTACGGGTCTTCTTCTCGCTGCTCTCCGCCGACTCCTCCGAGGCCCTGGACGAGCTCGATGCGACGTACGCTCCGCGGCTGGCCGCCCATCATGACGCGCTGCTGCTCGACGACGCGCTGTTCGCACGGGTCAGCGCGGTCTACGAGAACCGGGCCGAGCTGGAGGGGGAGGACCGTTACCTGGTCGAGCGCTACCACCACGACCTCGTGCTCGCCGGCGCTGCCCTCGGTGCGGATGACAAGGCGCGGCTGCGCGAGCTCAACCAGGAGCTCTCGACGCTGGAAGCCGCCTTCTCCCAGGCATCGCAGGCCGACTCCAACGATCTCGCCGTGGTCGTCGACACGGTCGAGGAGCTGGCCGGCCTGACGCCGGGGGAGATCTCGGCGGCGGCCGCTGCCGCCGCCGGGCGCGGCCTCGAGGGCAAGTTCCTGATCACGCTGACCCTGTTCACCGCCCACCCCTACCTGTCGGTGCTGGAGAACCGTGACCTGCGCAAGCGGCTCTTCGAGGCGCAGATCGCCCGCGGCTCGCGCGGCAACGACAACGACACCCGCGCCATCGCGCTCGACGCGCTGAGGCTGCGGGCCGAGAAGGCGCGGCTGCTGGGCTTCGACAGCTATGCCGGGCTGGTGACGGCCGGCAACACCGCCGGCACACCGAAGGCGGTGCGCGACATGCTGGAGCGGCTCGCCGCGCCGGCTGCTCGCAACGCCCGGGCCGAGCAGGCCGCCCTGGAGGCCTCTGCTGCCCCGGAGATCGGGCATGGCCCGATCCAGGCGTGGGACTGGCCCTTCTACGCCGAGAAGGTCAGGGTCTCCGCGTACGACGTCGACCTGGCCGTGCTGCGGCCATGGTTCGAGGCCGACCGGGTGCTCCACGACGGAGTGTTCTTCGCGGCCGGCAAGCTCTACGGGCTCTCCTTCGAGGAGCGCCCCGACCTGCAGGGCTACCACCCCGAGGTGCGCGTCTTCGAGGTCTCCCGCGACGGCACCCCTATCGGCCTCTTCCTGCTCGACCTCTACACGCGTGACTCGAAGAAGGGTGGCGCATGGATGAACTCCTACGTCACCGCCAACACGCTCCTGGGCGAGCCCTCGGCGATCGTGACCAACAACCTCAACGTGCCCAGGCCCGCGCCGGGGGAGCCGACGCTGCTGACGTTCGATCAGGTCACCACGCTCTTCCACGAGTTCGGCCACGCGCTCCACGGGCTGCTCGCGCGAGCCACCTACCCGCGCTTCGCGGCGACCGCCGTCTTCCGTGACTTCGTGGAGTATCCCTCCCAGGTCAACGAGATGTGGATGCTCTGGCCCGAGGTGCTCGCCAACTACGCGGTGCACCACGAGACCGGCGAGCCGATCCCGGCCGACGTGCTCGGCAAGCTCGAGGCGTCGGCCGCCTTCGGCGAGGGGTTCGCGACGTCGGAGTATCTCGGTGCCGCGCTGATCGACCTCGCCTGGCACGAGCTCGGCCCCGACGAGGTGCCGACCGCGCCCGATGCGGTGGGTGACTTCGAGGCGGCCGCGCTCTCAGCCGTCGGGCTGGACAACCCAGCAGTGCGGGCGCGCTACTACACGGCCTACTTCAAGCACATCTTCGGCGGCTACGCCTCGGCCTACTACTCCTACATCTGGTCGGAGGTGCTCGACGCCGACACCGTCGCCTGGTTCAAGGAGAACGGCGGCCTGACCAGGGAGAACGGCGAGGAGTACGTCACCCACGTGATCGGCATCGGGGGCACCCGCGACCCGCTGGAGTCCTATGCGGAGTGGCGCGGGCGCCCCGCGCCGATCGAGCCGCTGCTCGAGCGCCGCGGGCTGGTCTGA
- a CDS encoding beta-class carbonic anhydrase, producing MPDFDDLLAANQTYAQTFDDGGFDGVAHAGVAIVTCMDSRIEPLAMLGLGLGDAKIFRNPGGRVTVAAMEALVLGVHLLNVDRILVVPHTRCAVASNSEAELRAKLTESAGQDASWLHLHVVDDQVRALAEDVAKVRSHPLVPDHVKVGGFIYDVDTGLLNQKI from the coding sequence ATGCCCGACTTCGATGACCTCCTCGCCGCGAACCAGACCTACGCCCAGACGTTCGATGACGGCGGTTTCGACGGCGTGGCCCACGCCGGGGTCGCGATCGTGACCTGCATGGACTCGCGCATCGAGCCGTTGGCCATGCTCGGGCTGGGTCTCGGCGACGCGAAGATCTTCCGCAACCCGGGTGGCCGGGTGACGGTCGCCGCGATGGAGGCGCTCGTGCTCGGCGTGCACCTGCTCAACGTCGACCGCATCCTGGTCGTGCCGCACACGCGCTGCGCGGTCGCCTCCAACTCCGAGGCCGAGCTGCGCGCCAAGCTCACCGAGTCCGCCGGCCAGGACGCCTCGTGGCTCCATCTCCACGTGGTCGACGACCAGGTCCGCGCGCTGGCCGAGGATGTCGCCAAGGTGCGCTCGCACCCGCTCGTCCCCGACCACGTCAAGGTCGGCGGGTTCATCTACGACGTCGACACGGGCCTGCTCAACCAGAAGATCTGA